A window from Deinococcus koreensis encodes these proteins:
- a CDS encoding PAS domain S-box protein has product MPLSELSGQTDAEQLILLRSVLDHANDAVLITEAEPVTPLGPRILYANAAFTRMTGYTLDELRGQTPRILQGPRSDRRVLDTIREALQRWEQVEVELINYRKDGSEFWVELSISPVADARGWYTHWIAIQRDITQRKRSAEYLTRERAEVLELSAQGAPLSAVLERLRGMARHHFGTPDVAFELSGSASLAAVPAPGTGLDSALDGAGHPPAGEDPTAAWRQPVTGLWGRHLGTLVVEARRAATEDDLVQLAALAQLAALLIDRDAARSALELSHTELQGAVRRAEVLTALGDVLQQALTPDEVAARAMDQLGPALEAGSMLVVRLDGDLIRMPATWGDTPATILEYMSRPGLTLADAPALRQVAAGQEGLYVENYQTVAGALPDLPAIAYGVEPLRTPDGALQGFLVAWRRPGPWQQGARTLMRRAAGTLGLALERAESQARIAQQGEQLRQNNLDLQRERTFLSSVLANLSEGVVACDEAGRLTLFNDSTKRFHGVDAAPLPPEEWAQHYELFAGDGVTPLSTEEVPLYRAWQGEQVREAELVIRPRNGTVRQLLASGQPMFTPDGEALGAVVTMRDVTARKAAEVQLGRSNEELTRRNAELRAANDELEAFAYSASHDLRTPVRHIKSFSELARKALATTPNERASAHLGRVEAAADRMSTLIDAMLLLSRSTSTPLKTGPVNLQALFDRAVLDLAPELVDRDVEWRPGPLPVVVGDGAMLGQALGNLLANAVKFTRPRAKAVIEVWCEDGPDGWTILVRDNGVGFEEKYTQRLFGAFQRLHTDREFEGTGIGLATVRRIVLRHGGVVSATGALGAGATFGFTLPRER; this is encoded by the coding sequence ATGCCGCTCTCAGAACTGTCTGGACAGACCGACGCCGAACAGCTGATCCTGCTGAGGTCGGTGCTCGATCATGCCAACGACGCCGTGCTGATCACCGAGGCGGAGCCGGTCACGCCGCTGGGGCCGCGCATCCTGTACGCCAACGCGGCCTTTACCCGCATGACGGGCTACACGCTCGACGAACTGCGCGGCCAGACGCCCCGCATCCTCCAGGGGCCCCGCTCGGATCGCCGGGTGCTGGACACCATCCGGGAGGCCCTGCAGCGCTGGGAGCAGGTCGAGGTCGAGCTGATCAACTACCGCAAGGACGGCAGCGAATTCTGGGTGGAGCTGTCGATCTCGCCGGTCGCCGACGCTCGCGGCTGGTACACCCACTGGATCGCCATCCAGCGTGACATCACGCAGCGCAAGCGTTCCGCCGAGTACCTGACGCGCGAGCGGGCCGAGGTGCTGGAACTCTCCGCCCAGGGTGCGCCGCTGAGCGCCGTGCTGGAGCGCCTGCGGGGCATGGCCCGGCATCACTTCGGCACGCCGGACGTGGCCTTCGAGCTGAGCGGATCGGCCTCCCTGGCCGCTGTGCCCGCTCCCGGGACTGGACTGGACAGCGCCCTGGATGGAGCCGGCCATCCGCCCGCAGGCGAAGATCCGACGGCCGCGTGGCGCCAGCCGGTCACCGGCCTGTGGGGCCGCCACCTGGGCACCCTGGTCGTCGAGGCGCGCCGGGCCGCCACCGAGGACGATCTGGTTCAACTGGCGGCCCTGGCCCAGCTGGCGGCGCTGCTGATCGACCGGGACGCGGCCCGTAGCGCGCTGGAGCTGAGTCACACCGAACTGCAGGGCGCCGTGCGCCGCGCCGAGGTGCTCACGGCCCTGGGCGACGTGCTGCAGCAGGCGCTGACCCCCGACGAGGTCGCCGCGCGGGCGATGGATCAGCTGGGCCCCGCGCTGGAAGCCGGGAGCATGCTGGTGGTGCGGCTCGACGGCGACCTGATCCGGATGCCGGCCACCTGGGGCGACACCCCGGCGACCATCCTGGAATACATGTCGCGTCCCGGACTGACCCTCGCCGACGCGCCGGCGCTCCGGCAGGTGGCCGCCGGCCAGGAAGGGCTGTACGTGGAGAATTATCAGACGGTGGCGGGCGCCCTGCCCGACCTGCCGGCCATCGCCTACGGGGTGGAGCCGCTGCGGACTCCCGACGGCGCCCTGCAGGGGTTTCTGGTGGCCTGGAGACGACCTGGCCCCTGGCAGCAGGGCGCCCGCACCCTGATGCGCCGGGCGGCGGGCACGCTCGGGCTGGCGCTGGAGCGGGCCGAGAGTCAGGCCCGCATCGCCCAGCAGGGCGAGCAGCTGCGGCAGAACAACCTCGACCTCCAGCGCGAACGCACCTTCCTCAGCTCGGTGCTGGCCAACCTCTCCGAGGGCGTGGTCGCCTGCGACGAGGCGGGCCGGCTGACCCTCTTCAACGACTCGACGAAGCGCTTTCACGGCGTCGACGCCGCCCCGCTGCCGCCCGAAGAGTGGGCCCAGCACTACGAGCTGTTCGCGGGCGACGGCGTCACCCCGCTGAGCACTGAAGAGGTGCCGCTGTACCGTGCCTGGCAGGGCGAGCAGGTGCGCGAGGCGGAACTCGTGATCCGCCCCCGCAACGGCACCGTCCGCCAGCTGCTGGCCAGCGGGCAGCCCATGTTCACGCCGGATGGCGAGGCCCTGGGCGCCGTGGTCACCATGCGCGACGTCACGGCCCGCAAGGCGGCCGAGGTGCAGTTGGGCCGCAGCAACGAGGAACTCACCCGCCGGAACGCCGAGCTGCGGGCCGCCAACGACGAGCTGGAGGCCTTCGCCTACTCCGCTTCCCACGACCTCCGCACGCCGGTGCGGCACATCAAGAGCTTTTCCGAGCTGGCCCGCAAGGCGCTGGCCACGACGCCGAACGAGCGGGCCAGTGCCCACCTGGGGCGCGTGGAGGCCGCCGCCGACCGGATGTCCACGCTGATCGACGCGATGCTGCTGCTCTCGCGCAGCACGAGCACGCCGCTCAAGACCGGCCCGGTCAACCTGCAGGCGCTGTTCGACCGCGCGGTGCTGGATCTGGCGCCGGAACTCGTCGACCGCGACGTCGAGTGGCGGCCCGGCCCGCTGCCGGTGGTCGTGGGCGACGGGGCCATGCTGGGGCAGGCACTGGGCAACCTGCTCGCCAACGCCGTGAAGTTCACCCGTCCCCGGGCGAAGGCCGTGATCGAGGTCTGGTGCGAGGACGGCCCCGACGGCTGGACGATCCTCGTGCGGGACAACGGCGTGGGCTTCGAGGAAAAATACACCCAGCGCCTGTTCGGCGCCTTCCAGCGGCTGCATACGGATCGCGAGTTCGAGGGCACCGGGATTGGTCTGGCGACCGTGCGGCGCATCGTCCTGCGGCACGGCGGCGTGGTGTCGGCGACCGGGGCGCTGGGGGCGGGGGCCACCTTCGGCTTCACCCTGCCGAGAGAGCGCTGA
- a CDS encoding 2-oxo acid dehydrogenase subunit E2, which translates to MSRPAPATFHVLPFPRSRRLVVDAADFAQRRHTVRGLIEVDMTLALRRLRPPGGERLSLTAFVAYALARAVEADRRLQAYLDWRGRLVVFDDVDIGVIVEVSVEGRSFPLAHVLRGVNRRTVRSVHDELRAVQARPSSSPSLRRARWAGLFLRLPGVLRRGLYRWLSRQPQRWKASFGTVGLTSLGMFGAGAGWALALPVYPLTVTVGGLSLRPAVLGGRVVPRELLNLTLDFDHDLVDGAPAARFVRRLRALLEGATGLDEADGAVPQKEEFI; encoded by the coding sequence ATGTCCCGCCCTGCCCCCGCCACCTTCCACGTCCTGCCGTTCCCACGTTCGCGGCGGCTGGTCGTGGACGCCGCCGACTTCGCCCAGCGCCGGCATACGGTGCGCGGGCTGATCGAGGTGGACATGACGCTGGCCCTCCGGCGGCTGCGTCCTCCAGGCGGCGAGCGCCTGTCCCTGACCGCTTTCGTGGCGTACGCCCTGGCCCGTGCCGTCGAGGCCGACCGCCGCCTCCAGGCGTATCTGGACTGGCGGGGCCGCCTGGTCGTCTTCGACGACGTGGACATCGGTGTGATCGTCGAGGTCAGCGTCGAGGGCCGCTCGTTCCCGCTGGCCCACGTGCTGCGCGGGGTGAACCGCCGCACGGTGCGCTCAGTCCACGACGAACTGCGGGCCGTGCAGGCCCGGCCCAGTTCCAGCCCCAGCCTGCGGCGGGCGCGCTGGGCCGGGCTGTTCCTGCGCCTGCCCGGCGTCCTGAGGCGCGGGCTCTACCGCTGGCTCAGCCGTCAGCCGCAGCGCTGGAAGGCCAGCTTCGGCACGGTCGGCCTGACCTCGCTGGGGATGTTCGGGGCCGGAGCCGGCTGGGCCCTGGCGTTGCCGGTCTATCCCCTCACCGTGACCGTCGGCGGTCTCAGCCTGCGCCCCGCCGTGCTGGGCGGTCGGGTCGTGCCCCGCGAACTGCTGAACCTCACCCTCGACTTCGACCACGACCTCGTGGACGGTGCGCCGGCCGCCCGCTTCGTCCGGCGGCTGCGTGCCCTGCTGGAAGGCGCGACCGGGCTCGACGAAGCGGACGGGGCCGTCCCCCAGAAGGAGGAGTTCATATGA
- a CDS encoding DUF6544 family protein, which produces MTTPALQSPARPPLSLTGTPARPRARRALLWSAGLLAGLGLLGWLGLQVPPRPFPSAPGGVVSGTVPLPPGLPAPVERFYRQTYGETLPVIRSAVISGRATLRPVAGGPTFPARFRFIHEAGRNYRHYIEATWFGWPILKVNESYLDGVSTQTMPWPLPSSVGDPRGAQAANLGLWAESMSLPALFVTDPRVRWTAVDDQTALLRVPFGEAHETFVVRFDPATGRPTLLESMRYRSGADPHKTLWLNAFLSWARLGGVTLPRTGAATWLDQGRPWAVFTTEEIVYNADVSTYVRQTGR; this is translated from the coding sequence ATGACCACCCCGGCTCTCCAATCTCCCGCCCGGCCACCGCTGTCCCTCACCGGCACGCCGGCCCGTCCACGCGCGCGGCGCGCCCTGCTCTGGAGCGCCGGCCTGCTCGCCGGCCTGGGCCTGCTCGGCTGGCTGGGCCTGCAGGTGCCGCCCCGCCCCTTCCCGTCGGCTCCCGGCGGGGTGGTGTCCGGGACGGTTCCCCTGCCGCCCGGTCTGCCCGCCCCGGTGGAGCGCTTCTACCGCCAGACCTACGGAGAGACGCTGCCCGTGATCCGCTCGGCGGTCATCAGCGGCCGCGCCACGCTCCGCCCCGTGGCGGGCGGCCCCACCTTTCCCGCCCGCTTCAGATTCATTCACGAGGCCGGGCGCAACTACCGCCACTACATCGAAGCGACCTGGTTCGGCTGGCCGATCCTGAAGGTCAACGAGTCGTACCTGGACGGTGTCAGTACCCAGACCATGCCCTGGCCGCTGCCGTCGAGCGTGGGTGACCCCAGGGGGGCCCAGGCCGCCAACCTGGGTCTGTGGGCCGAGTCCATGAGCCTGCCCGCCCTCTTCGTGACCGATCCCCGGGTGCGCTGGACGGCGGTGGACGACCAGACCGCGCTGCTGCGGGTGCCCTTCGGCGAGGCGCACGAGACCTTCGTGGTGCGCTTCGACCCGGCGACCGGGCGGCCGACGCTGCTCGAATCGATGCGCTACCGCAGCGGCGCCGACCCGCACAAGACCCTCTGGCTCAACGCCTTCCTGAGCTGGGCCCGCCTCGGGGGCGTGACGCTGCCCCGAACCGGCGCGGCGACCTGGCTCGACCAGGGGCGGCCCTGGGCCGTGTTTACCACCGAGGAGATCGTCTACAACGCCGACGTGTCTACATACGTGCGGCAGACGGGGAGGTGA
- a CDS encoding PAS domain-containing sensor histidine kinase, translated as MPLMPDHPLASSAPDPRRLLASLPDPFFTLDDQWRFTFINAQAEAFVGRNASELLHVSFWTAFPATLGTKFELETRRALTEQRLTEYEEYYPPLQRWVEVRVFPDGVGVGVLYRDITRRKQEEAQATLLARHASDLISVHLPDAGLTYRSLSPSVETVLGYRAEELIGRSAHELIHPDDLGTVPEGVPHQAGARRHTYRIRRRDGTYIWLETTSNELRNADGEVGEILAISRDVSARRQADDLRLQNEELQAETDALAAFALFTRQVGNQSDLTSLAQQAVETLAQTYSDGSAVYYDREGDLWRAAAWAGDITPETVALARAGFEVQALTPQLGETGEGDTQAAQFVDGWAQAGGVVGEQTADYGAAALYPVRRGGEAVGLLTAGLKTAQQWSLRNRAVFLAVGNGLTLAEERARLTRQLLTQRSELQARKDALEGFAELARDLAFETDVVALVRRAQDIVLSMLPSGVAFYYEPDGDVWRVRAQTGSVQSEALQNAIDAGLPFEATGNLIQPWRTGEPYFQDAYAPDTDRLADRVGHIGSTATLPIVVNGRPRGVLAVALFGSRQWSDTDRIVLGTAAQHLTLALERAQVAGALQEQRQQLEAANEGLESFSYSVSHDLRAPVRHIQGFLGIVRRALASGDSVKLASALDVIDQASGRMNLLIDQLLKFAQVSRHDLARQEVDLTALVREVRLEVMAGREDGAVTWLVGPLPVVMGDPTLLRQVLTNLLQNAVKYSGTRDRPEIRVQAHTTPQAHVIVVADNGVGYDPQYQDRLFGVFQRLHSEREFEGTGIGLGTVRRIIQRHGGEVWASTVQDQGATFSFSLPRS; from the coding sequence ATGCCCCTGATGCCCGATCATCCCCTAGCCTCGTCCGCCCCCGATCCCCGCCGCCTCCTCGCGTCCCTGCCGGATCCCTTCTTCACGCTGGACGACCAGTGGCGCTTCACGTTCATCAATGCCCAGGCGGAGGCCTTCGTGGGCAGGAACGCCAGCGAACTACTCCATGTCAGCTTCTGGACGGCGTTTCCCGCGACTCTGGGCACCAAGTTCGAGCTGGAGACCCGCCGGGCCCTGACCGAGCAGCGCCTGACCGAATACGAGGAGTACTATCCGCCCCTGCAGCGCTGGGTGGAGGTGCGGGTCTTTCCGGACGGCGTGGGCGTGGGCGTGCTCTACCGCGACATCACCCGCCGCAAGCAGGAGGAGGCCCAGGCGACGCTGCTCGCCCGGCACGCCAGCGACCTGATCAGCGTCCATCTGCCCGATGCCGGCCTGACCTACCGGTCGCTCTCGCCCTCGGTGGAGACGGTGCTGGGCTACCGGGCCGAGGAACTCATCGGCCGCTCGGCGCACGAGCTGATCCACCCGGACGACCTCGGGACGGTGCCCGAGGGGGTGCCCCATCAGGCCGGCGCCCGGCGGCACACCTACCGCATCCGGCGCCGGGACGGCACCTACATCTGGCTGGAGACCACCAGCAACGAGCTGCGGAACGCGGACGGCGAGGTGGGCGAGATCCTGGCGATCTCCCGCGACGTGAGTGCCCGCCGGCAGGCGGACGACCTGCGCCTGCAGAACGAGGAGCTGCAGGCCGAGACCGACGCGCTGGCGGCCTTCGCCCTGTTCACGCGGCAGGTGGGCAACCAGAGCGACCTGACCTCTCTGGCCCAGCAGGCGGTCGAGACCCTGGCCCAGACCTACAGCGATGGCAGCGCCGTGTACTACGACCGCGAGGGCGACCTGTGGCGGGCCGCGGCCTGGGCGGGCGACATCACGCCCGAGACCGTGGCGCTGGCCCGCGCCGGCTTCGAGGTGCAGGCCCTGACCCCACAGCTCGGCGAGACGGGCGAGGGCGACACCCAGGCGGCCCAGTTCGTGGATGGCTGGGCGCAGGCCGGCGGCGTGGTGGGCGAGCAGACCGCCGACTATGGCGCGGCCGCCCTGTATCCGGTGCGCCGGGGGGGCGAGGCGGTGGGGCTGCTCACGGCGGGCCTGAAGACGGCGCAGCAGTGGAGTCTGCGCAACCGGGCGGTCTTCCTGGCCGTCGGGAACGGCCTCACGCTGGCGGAGGAGCGCGCCCGGCTGACGCGCCAGCTGCTGACCCAGCGCAGCGAACTGCAGGCCCGCAAGGACGCCCTGGAGGGTTTCGCCGAGCTGGCCCGCGACCTGGCGTTCGAGACGGATGTCGTGGCGCTGGTGCGGCGGGCCCAGGACATCGTGCTGTCGATGCTGCCCAGCGGTGTGGCGTTCTACTACGAGCCCGACGGCGACGTGTGGCGCGTGCGAGCCCAGACCGGCAGCGTGCAGAGCGAGGCCCTGCAGAACGCCATCGATGCCGGCCTGCCCTTCGAGGCCACGGGCAACCTGATCCAGCCCTGGCGAACCGGGGAGCCCTACTTTCAGGACGCCTACGCCCCCGACACCGACCGGCTGGCCGACCGCGTGGGCCATATCGGCTCGACCGCCACGCTGCCCATCGTAGTGAACGGGCGGCCGCGGGGGGTGCTGGCCGTGGCGCTGTTCGGCTCCCGCCAGTGGAGCGACACCGACCGGATCGTGCTGGGGACGGCGGCGCAGCACCTGACCCTGGCGCTGGAGCGAGCCCAGGTGGCGGGGGCCCTGCAGGAGCAGCGCCAGCAGCTGGAAGCGGCCAACGAGGGGCTGGAATCCTTCAGTTACAGCGTGTCGCACGACCTGCGGGCGCCGGTGCGGCATATCCAGGGCTTTCTCGGCATCGTGCGCCGCGCGCTGGCGTCGGGCGACAGCGTGAAGCTCGCGTCTGCGCTGGACGTGATCGATCAGGCGTCGGGCCGCATGAACCTGCTGATCGACCAGCTGCTCAAGTTCGCCCAGGTGTCCCGGCACGACCTGGCACGCCAGGAGGTCGATCTCACGGCCCTCGTCCGCGAGGTGCGCCTGGAGGTCATGGCCGGCCGCGAGGACGGGGCCGTGACCTGGCTGGTCGGGCCGCTGCCGGTGGTGATGGGTGATCCCACGCTGCTGCGGCAGGTGCTGACGAACCTGCTGCAGAACGCCGTGAAGTATTCGGGCACGCGCGACCGGCCCGAGATCCGGGTGCAGGCCCACACCACCCCGCAGGCCCACGTCATCGTGGTGGCCGACAACGGCGTCGGGTATGACCCGCAGTATCAGGATCGGCTGTTCGGGGTCTTCCAGCGGCTGCACTCGGAGCGCGAGTTCGAGGGCACCGGAATCGGCCTGGGCACCGTCCGGCGCATCATCCAGCGGCATGGGGGCGAGGTATGGGCGTCCACGGTTCAGGATCAGGGCGCCACCTTCTCCTTCAGCCTGCCCCGGAGCTAG
- a CDS encoding tyrosine-type recombinase/integrase, with product MTDLVLRQGALSLANLTDQSLRVRAIEAAATYDTDLLMDLTVAYMTTASRKGARTSAKTLAAYRLAVRDFVPWAHDHGVQLLRPGRRDGGRYLAHLGTRPSQGQGRRGRLSAATLAQYTAGARALYRALRWAGATDAQPFEDVAVAADPTPGIVKNPPYRREVEAALAHCEPRLAALLLLCAHSGLRITEALGVSRPDIQGRLLVVRGKGGRARHVPLGARVRAALEGLAPLDTDGRFFDWSYGQATYRAQKAFAQAGLDWRGFHAARKHSGTRLYAATRDFTRVGLFLGHASVDTTRRYVAVDSDDVSAEVENW from the coding sequence ATGACCGACCTTGTTCTGCGGCAGGGCGCCCTGAGTCTAGCCAACCTCACGGATCAGTCGCTGCGCGTCCGGGCGATCGAGGCGGCGGCGACCTACGACACGGATCTCCTGATGGATCTCACCGTGGCCTACATGACCACCGCCAGCCGCAAGGGGGCGCGTACCAGCGCCAAAACGCTCGCGGCCTACCGGCTGGCCGTGCGCGATTTCGTGCCCTGGGCGCATGACCACGGCGTCCAGCTGTTGCGTCCGGGTCGCCGCGATGGGGGCCGCTATCTGGCCCACCTGGGCACCCGGCCCTCGCAGGGCCAGGGCCGGAGGGGCCGGCTCTCGGCGGCGACCCTGGCGCAGTACACCGCCGGGGCCCGCGCTCTGTACCGGGCGCTGCGCTGGGCCGGGGCCACCGACGCGCAGCCCTTCGAGGACGTCGCGGTGGCCGCCGATCCCACGCCCGGCATCGTGAAGAACCCGCCCTACCGCCGGGAGGTGGAGGCCGCCCTGGCGCACTGCGAGCCCCGCCTCGCGGCCCTGCTGCTGCTGTGTGCCCACTCCGGCCTGCGGATCACCGAGGCGCTGGGCGTCTCCCGGCCCGATATCCAGGGCCGGCTGCTGGTCGTGCGCGGCAAGGGGGGCAGGGCGCGCCACGTGCCCCTGGGCGCCCGGGTGCGCGCGGCCCTGGAGGGTCTGGCGCCGCTGGACACGGACGGCCGCTTCTTCGACTGGAGCTACGGGCAGGCCACCTACCGGGCCCAGAAGGCCTTCGCCCAGGCCGGTCTGGACTGGCGGGGATTCCACGCGGCCCGCAAGCACTCGGGCACCCGGCTCTACGCCGCCACCCGCGATTTCACGCGGGTGGGGCTGTTCCTGGGCCACGCCTCGGTGGACACCACCCGCCGCTACGTGGCCGTGGACTCGGACGATGTGTCGGCCGAGGTCGAGAACTGGTAA
- a CDS encoding sensor histidine kinase yields MTSPPPLTTAALFQATLDALSAHVAVVEPSGQVVAVNRAWAQFCTDNGGSETSCGVGSNYLAVCGDAPETLEDAPVMTRGLLEVLRGERPDFALTYPCHAPHERRWFRARIVPVRYGPAITHAVVSHENITERELGQVALQESEARFEALADITPVGIVVGDMEGRLEYANDAYLRLVGFSRSELEAGTLNWLTLTPPEWRHTDERAAAQVTARGLSDSYEKEYVLRDGRRVPVMLALARSGWDGHERLCGYVLDLTERKEIEGALRNLNTRLEALVEERTGELIDLNVELRGYAGAVSRDLQAPVTRIMSLSRLLHMRLHGTLEAREDLQFEHLRAEGQRVAGLLEDLKVFAQEPRPAPLRAPLPLGPLVLQVRSDLEALSRGRRIEWSVGDLPTVFGDHLRLRHALTQLLHNALKFTRHRPVAHIEIGAHIEGHQATLRIQDNGVGFPAEQAAELFQVFRRLHGEQFEGAGVGLANVRRIARQHGGQVWAQGEPDVGATFFLALPLAPGGVLSSDP; encoded by the coding sequence ATGACCTCTCCTCCGCCCCTGACCACCGCGGCGCTGTTCCAGGCCACCCTGGACGCGCTGAGCGCGCACGTGGCCGTGGTCGAACCGTCCGGGCAGGTGGTGGCGGTCAACCGGGCCTGGGCCCAGTTCTGCACCGACAACGGCGGTTCGGAGACGTCCTGTGGAGTGGGCAGCAATTACCTCGCGGTCTGCGGAGACGCCCCCGAGACCCTGGAGGATGCCCCGGTCATGACCCGTGGGCTGCTGGAGGTGCTGCGCGGAGAGCGGCCCGACTTCGCCCTCACCTACCCCTGTCACGCGCCCCACGAGCGGCGCTGGTTCCGAGCCCGGATCGTGCCTGTGCGATATGGCCCGGCTATCACGCACGCGGTCGTGAGCCACGAGAACATCACCGAGCGGGAACTGGGCCAGGTCGCCCTGCAGGAGAGCGAGGCGCGTTTCGAGGCGCTCGCCGACATCACGCCCGTGGGCATCGTGGTGGGAGACATGGAGGGCCGGCTGGAGTATGCCAACGACGCCTATCTCCGTCTGGTCGGGTTCAGCCGCTCAGAACTGGAGGCCGGCACCCTCAACTGGCTGACACTCACGCCCCCGGAGTGGCGACATACGGATGAACGGGCCGCTGCCCAGGTGACGGCCAGGGGCCTGTCGGACAGCTACGAGAAGGAGTATGTGCTGCGCGACGGTCGCCGGGTGCCCGTCATGCTGGCCCTGGCCCGCTCGGGCTGGGACGGCCACGAGCGGCTGTGCGGCTACGTGCTCGACCTGACCGAGCGCAAGGAGATCGAAGGCGCGCTGCGCAACCTGAACACCCGCCTGGAGGCGCTGGTCGAGGAGCGGACGGGCGAACTGATCGACCTGAATGTGGAACTGCGGGGTTACGCCGGGGCCGTCTCGCGTGACCTCCAGGCCCCGGTGACGCGCATCATGTCGCTCTCGCGGCTGCTGCACATGCGCCTGCACGGCACTCTGGAGGCCCGCGAAGACCTGCAGTTCGAGCATCTGCGCGCCGAGGGCCAGCGGGTGGCGGGGCTGCTGGAGGATCTCAAGGTGTTCGCGCAGGAACCCCGCCCGGCCCCCCTGCGGGCACCCTTGCCGCTGGGGCCGCTGGTGCTGCAGGTGCGCTCGGATCTGGAGGCGCTGTCGCGGGGGCGCCGCATCGAGTGGAGCGTGGGCGACCTGCCCACCGTCTTCGGCGACCACCTGCGGCTGCGCCACGCCCTGACCCAGCTGCTGCACAACGCCCTGAAATTCACCCGGCACCGCCCGGTCGCCCACATCGAGATCGGGGCACACATTGAGGGCCACCAGGCGACGCTGCGGATTCAGGACAACGGCGTGGGCTTCCCTGCCGAGCAGGCCGCCGAACTCTTCCAGGTCTTCCGCCGCCTGCACGGCGAGCAGTTCGAGGGCGCCGGGGTCGGGCTGGCCAACGTACGGCGGATCGCGCGGCAGCACGGCGGGCAGGTCTGGGCGCAGGGCGAGCCGGATGTGGGCGCCACCTTCTTCCTGGCCCTGCCCCTGGCGCCCGGCGGCGTCTTATCGTCCGACCCCTGA
- a CDS encoding bactofilin family protein, producing MRDQHGIHGLLCRTGTLLVGLALSGGALALDWRTGETVTIGPSEVIRDDLYVAGTDVRIDGTVTGDLIAAGQRVRIAGNVRGDVWAAGGTVTLAGRVGRSARLAGSVLTLEPGTSIARDLLAGGVGLDLAPGARIGRDLAFGGAQTRLNGTVTRNAYLGATAVQLGGTVGGNARLNVDNRASWPQNWTPGMVRPDPLPSGVRFMPGGRVAGDLTLQMPDRPMIPARQVGGQMHYQPTAVLPTPRVGVPRPPANPLGLNLLRDFAGLSLMALLLVGLARTPLSEVSLRLRRAPGTSLGYGTLIALGFPLGVLALFGVGVTLAALLTLLGLGALGLPLGLIGAPTLLGLGALVMWLGWWVAQGLAAVLLGQWLLGALAPERRPALWIRVLLGALTLAALTQLPVLGTLVTLGALLAALGATWLWWRPPPSRVGPLFTPYPA from the coding sequence ATGCGCGACCAGCACGGAATACATGGACTTCTCTGCCGCACGGGCACCCTGCTCGTCGGCCTCGCCTTGAGCGGCGGCGCGCTCGCCCTGGACTGGCGCACCGGAGAGACCGTGACCATCGGGCCCAGCGAGGTCATCCGCGACGACCTGTACGTGGCCGGCACCGATGTCCGCATCGACGGCACGGTCACGGGCGACCTGATCGCCGCCGGCCAGCGGGTGCGGATCGCCGGGAACGTGCGCGGTGACGTCTGGGCAGCTGGCGGGACGGTCACCCTGGCCGGCCGGGTGGGTCGGAGCGCCCGGCTCGCGGGCTCGGTGCTGACCCTCGAACCCGGCACGAGCATCGCCCGCGACCTGCTGGCGGGCGGCGTGGGGCTCGACCTCGCCCCGGGCGCGCGGATCGGCCGCGATCTGGCCTTCGGCGGCGCCCAGACGCGCCTGAACGGCACGGTGACCCGCAACGCCTACCTGGGCGCCACGGCCGTGCAGCTGGGCGGCACGGTCGGCGGGAACGCCCGCCTGAACGTGGACAACCGCGCCTCGTGGCCCCAGAACTGGACACCGGGCATGGTGCGGCCCGACCCCCTGCCCAGCGGTGTCCGGTTCATGCCCGGTGGGCGCGTGGCCGGCGACCTGACCCTGCAGATGCCGGATCGGCCGATGATCCCGGCCCGGCAGGTCGGGGGTCAGATGCACTACCAGCCCACCGCCGTCCTGCCCACCCCGCGCGTCGGCGTGCCCAGGCCCCCGGCCAACCCGCTGGGGCTGAACCTCCTGCGCGATTTCGCGGGCCTCTCGCTCATGGCCCTGCTGCTGGTCGGGCTGGCCCGCACGCCGCTGAGCGAGGTCTCGCTACGCCTGAGACGGGCGCCGGGCACCAGCCTCGGGTACGGCACCCTGATCGCCCTGGGCTTCCCCCTCGGGGTGCTGGCCCTCTTCGGTGTGGGGGTGACGCTCGCCGCCCTGCTGACCCTGCTGGGCCTGGGCGCCCTGGGGCTGCCGCTGGGGCTGATCGGCGCCCCCACGCTGCTGGGCCTCGGCGCCCTGGTGATGTGGCTGGGCTGGTGGGTGGCCCAGGGCCTGGCCGCCGTCCTGCTGGGTCAGTGGCTCCTGGGAGCGCTGGCCCCTGAGCGCCGGCCGGCCCTGTGGATCCGCGTCCTGCTGGGCGCCCTGACCCTGGCCGCGCTGACGCAGCTTCCCGTGCTGGGCACGCTGGTCACGCTCGGCGCGCTGCTGGCCGCGCTCGGGGCCACCTGGCTGTGGTGGCGCCCGCCTCCCTCCCGCGTGGGCCCGCTGTTCACGCCATACCCTGCGTGA